A genomic segment from Pseudoalteromonas nigrifaciens encodes:
- a CDS encoding efflux RND transporter permease subunit, with amino-acid sequence MKFSHFFIQRPIFAAMLSLIILIAGGISLFQLPVSEYPEVVPPTVVVTASYPGANPTVIAQTVATPLEQEINGTENMLYMFSQATSDGRMTLTVTFALGTDLDRAQVQVQNRVNSALPRLPQEVQRLGVVAEKSSPDLTMVVHLYSPENTHDTAYLSNYADLNIKDEIARLSGVGDIRLFGGGKYSMRVWLNPDALASRELTASDVVSALRSQNQQVAAGSLGAQPISNDSQFQILLNVKGRLNSIEEFEQVIIKVGEQGQLTRLSDIARVDLGQDTYALRAELDNQPALAMPIFQRPGSNAIELSDQVRETMARLAKDFPTGVEYDIVYDPTVFVRGSIDAVITTLLEAIALVVIVVIVFLQTWRASIIPLIAVPVSLIGTFAVMQLLGVSINTLSLFGLVLAIGIVVDDAIVVVENVERNIEKGLSPLEATRVAMSEVTGPIIAIALVLSAVFIPTAFITGLSGQFYKQFALTITISTIISAFNSLTLSPALAALLLKPHDAKPDAFTRLLNKLFGRWLFAPFNRVFNRGAKGYEKLVQKLIRMSVVVMVAYVALVGGTIKLFDSVPGGFIPQQDKQYLVAIAQLPDAASLDRTEAVIKQMQQIALEVPGVAHTVAFPGLSVNGFTNSPNSGIVFTPLAPFSERTDPSLSAMAIAAQLNQRFAAIDEAFVAVFPPPPIQGLGTTGGFKLQIEDRANKGFEALFNSLQAVIAKAQQDPALVGLYSSFRIQVPQMDIDIDREQALIQGIPLDEVFNALQIYLGSVYVNDFNLFGRTYQVNAQADADYRVDPEQILHLKVRNRAGNMVPLGSVLTVTPTIGPDRVMHYNGYPSAELNGSPAPGYSSDQAQVAIEKVLADTLPSGIEYEWTEVTYQQVLAGNTMVYVFPLVVLLVFMVLAAQYESLRLPLAIIMIVPMTIFSALIGVWFVGSDNNIFTQIALIVLVALASKNAILMVEFAKDQHETGLSHLDAMLAACRMRLRPILMTSIAFTAGVVPLVLATGAGAEMRHAMGNAVFAGMIGVTVFGLLFTPVFYMLVANKKQKAQQVSHD; translated from the coding sequence ATGAAGTTTTCGCACTTTTTTATCCAGCGCCCAATATTTGCGGCGATGTTGTCGTTAATCATTTTAATAGCAGGGGGAATTTCATTATTTCAACTGCCAGTAAGTGAATACCCAGAAGTTGTTCCACCTACCGTAGTGGTAACAGCCAGTTACCCGGGGGCAAACCCAACCGTTATTGCACAAACGGTAGCAACGCCATTAGAGCAAGAAATTAATGGCACCGAAAACATGTTGTATATGTTTTCACAAGCCACTAGTGATGGTCGTATGACCTTAACGGTGACGTTTGCGCTTGGCACCGATTTAGACCGAGCACAAGTACAAGTACAAAACCGAGTAAATAGCGCATTGCCGCGTTTACCACAAGAAGTACAGCGCTTAGGCGTAGTAGCCGAAAAGTCATCGCCCGACTTAACCATGGTGGTGCATTTATATTCTCCTGAAAACACCCACGATACGGCGTATTTATCAAATTATGCCGATTTAAATATTAAAGATGAAATTGCACGCTTATCGGGCGTAGGTGATATTCGCCTGTTTGGTGGCGGTAAATATTCTATGCGTGTGTGGCTTAATCCCGATGCTTTAGCATCGCGCGAGTTAACCGCATCGGATGTAGTAAGTGCACTGCGCTCACAAAACCAGCAGGTTGCTGCGGGTAGCTTAGGCGCTCAGCCAATTTCGAACGACAGCCAGTTTCAAATATTGTTAAATGTTAAAGGTCGTTTAAACAGTATTGAAGAATTTGAACAAGTTATTATTAAAGTAGGTGAGCAAGGGCAGTTAACCCGTTTATCTGATATAGCTCGTGTAGATTTAGGGCAAGACACTTATGCACTGCGCGCTGAGCTTGATAATCAACCAGCACTGGCTATGCCAATATTCCAACGCCCGGGTTCTAATGCAATTGAGCTCTCTGATCAAGTACGCGAAACCATGGCGCGTTTAGCGAAAGACTTTCCTACCGGTGTTGAATACGACATAGTGTACGACCCTACAGTATTTGTACGCGGCTCTATCGATGCGGTAATTACTACCTTGCTAGAAGCAATCGCATTGGTTGTTATTGTGGTGATTGTATTTTTACAAACATGGCGTGCATCTATAATTCCATTGATTGCGGTGCCTGTTTCACTCATTGGTACTTTTGCAGTGATGCAGTTGCTGGGAGTGTCTATTAATACCTTGTCGCTGTTTGGTTTAGTATTGGCCATAGGTATTGTGGTAGATGATGCCATAGTAGTGGTAGAAAACGTTGAGCGTAATATTGAAAAAGGTCTGTCGCCACTTGAAGCAACCCGCGTTGCCATGAGTGAAGTAACCGGCCCTATTATTGCAATTGCCTTGGTACTTAGTGCGGTATTTATTCCTACAGCGTTTATTACCGGGTTGTCTGGGCAGTTTTATAAGCAATTTGCCTTAACCATTACTATTTCTACTATTATTTCAGCTTTTAACTCGCTGACTTTATCCCCAGCACTCGCTGCATTATTATTAAAACCCCATGACGCAAAGCCAGACGCTTTTACGCGGTTGTTAAATAAACTATTTGGCCGTTGGTTATTTGCACCCTTTAATCGCGTGTTTAATCGTGGCGCTAAAGGCTACGAAAAACTGGTACAAAAGCTGATCCGCATGAGCGTGGTGGTCATGGTTGCTTACGTTGCTTTAGTGGGCGGTACTATTAAGTTATTTGACTCTGTACCCGGTGGCTTTATTCCTCAGCAAGATAAACAGTATTTAGTGGCGATTGCACAGCTCCCTGATGCTGCGAGCCTAGATCGTACCGAAGCGGTTATTAAACAAATGCAACAAATAGCGCTAGAAGTGCCCGGCGTTGCCCATACGGTTGCCTTTCCGGGGTTATCGGTTAACGGTTTTACCAACAGCCCTAACAGCGGTATTGTATTTACGCCCTTAGCTCCTTTTAGTGAGCGGACTGATCCTAGCCTATCTGCCATGGCAATTGCAGCGCAACTTAATCAGCGCTTTGCAGCAATTGACGAAGCATTTGTAGCGGTATTTCCGCCGCCGCCTATTCAAGGTTTAGGCACCACAGGTGGCTTTAAATTACAAATTGAAGATAGAGCAAACAAAGGCTTTGAAGCATTATTTAATAGCCTACAAGCGGTAATAGCCAAAGCGCAACAAGACCCAGCATTAGTTGGCCTGTACTCAAGTTTTCGTATTCAAGTACCACAAATGGATATAGATATTGACCGTGAACAAGCGCTTATTCAAGGCATACCACTGGATGAAGTGTTTAATGCGTTACAGATATATTTAGGCTCAGTGTATGTAAACGACTTCAACTTATTTGGCCGTACTTACCAAGTAAATGCACAAGCTGACGCCGATTATCGCGTTGATCCAGAACAAATATTGCATTTAAAAGTACGAAATCGTGCGGGTAATATGGTGCCATTAGGATCAGTGTTAACGGTAACTCCTACCATAGGCCCAGACAGAGTAATGCATTACAACGGCTACCCAAGTGCAGAACTTAATGGCAGCCCAGCGCCAGGTTATAGCTCAGACCAAGCGCAAGTTGCGATTGAAAAAGTACTTGCCGATACGCTACCTTCAGGTATTGAATACGAGTGGACCGAAGTAACCTATCAGCAAGTACTTGCGGGTAATACTATGGTGTATGTATTTCCGTTAGTGGTACTACTGGTATTTATGGTGCTGGCTGCACAATACGAAAGCCTACGTTTACCATTGGCAATTATAATGATTGTACCTATGACCATATTTTCAGCGCTAATTGGGGTGTGGTTTGTGGGCTCAGACAACAACATATTTACGCAAATTGCATTAATTGTGCTGGTGGCTTTGGCCTCTAAAAACGCGATACTTATGGTGGAGTTTGCCAAAGATCAACACGAAACCGGTTTATCACATTTAGATGCCATGTTAGCGGCATGTCGAATGCGCTTACGTCCCATATTAATGACCTCAATAGCCTTTACCGCGGGCGTTGTACCATTAGTATTAGCAACGGGTGCGGGAGCCGAGATGCGCCACGCTATGGGTAATGCTGTATTTGCAGGCATGATAGGAGTAACCGTATTCGGCTTATTATTTACCCCGGTATTTTATATGTTAGTAGCCAATAAAAAGCAAAAAGCACAGCAGGTATCACATGATTAA
- a CDS encoding GGDEF domain-containing protein, which produces MDIAALNSTEFLRKNVLKWVSLCFGCLALVFSGFNLAVNNLSVLGYFEAVFALYCFCIYFRLGKHPVQVWQSVVMCAFISFIVVFGAYMATLNNAVFVWALVLPTMYYLLLGKNYGFIFSMVLLSLQSIVLMNKSSLAPFTSLNLYLNILFAYIVIWAISHTFESNRAQFSKRLKNLAMLDPLTGSGNRLAMNHYFSVELHERTQLYLFLVDLDFFKQINDKYGHDVGDKVLIEVATLLKVTFAKGYVFRIGGEEFALISSFNSEHAALAVAEKVRAALENKYINVDNYKINLTASIGVARYKPQQSLNELLKAADKQLYKAKDLGRNSVYYPAVKSDKTALI; this is translated from the coding sequence ATGGATATAGCAGCACTTAATAGTACAGAGTTTTTAAGGAAAAATGTTCTCAAATGGGTCAGCTTATGCTTTGGTTGCTTGGCGTTGGTATTTTCAGGTTTTAATCTTGCTGTGAATAATTTAAGTGTGCTTGGTTATTTTGAAGCTGTTTTTGCGCTGTATTGTTTTTGCATTTATTTTCGTTTGGGTAAACACCCGGTGCAAGTTTGGCAGTCTGTTGTTATGTGTGCCTTTATTTCTTTTATTGTGGTTTTTGGGGCTTATATGGCCACGCTTAATAATGCGGTGTTTGTTTGGGCGTTGGTGCTGCCTACTATGTATTATTTATTGCTAGGAAAAAACTATGGATTTATTTTTTCTATGGTTTTGCTTAGCTTACAAAGTATTGTATTAATGAATAAATCCTCGTTAGCTCCTTTTACTTCTCTGAATTTATATTTAAATATATTATTTGCTTATATTGTTATTTGGGCTATTTCACATACATTTGAAAGCAACCGCGCACAGTTTTCAAAAAGACTTAAAAACCTTGCCATGCTTGACCCTCTGACCGGATCGGGTAATCGTTTGGCAATGAATCATTATTTTTCGGTTGAGTTACATGAGCGTACCCAGCTTTACTTATTTTTAGTTGATTTAGATTTTTTTAAGCAAATAAATGATAAATACGGCCACGATGTGGGCGATAAAGTACTGATAGAAGTAGCCACGCTATTAAAGGTCACTTTTGCTAAAGGTTATGTTTTTAGGATCGGGGGCGAGGAGTTTGCACTTATAAGCTCGTTTAATAGTGAGCATGCAGCGCTTGCTGTTGCCGAAAAAGTAAGAGCAGCACTGGAAAATAAATACATAAACGTTGATAACTATAAAATAAACCTAACAGCAAGTATTGGCGTTGCACGTTATAAACCCCAACAATCACTCAATGAATTGCTTAAAGCAGCCGATAAACAGCTTTATAAAGCCAAAGATTTAGGGCGCAATAGCGTTTATTATCCAGCGGTTAAAAGTGACAAAACAGCGCTTATATAA
- a CDS encoding acyl-CoA dehydrogenase, protein MSLRTKLKKVLPSISITEQEALDAGDVWLEGSIYQGKPDFSALRAVPAAVLSADEKAFIDGPLQDLLGMIDDTEIQNGIHLPDYILDFLKKERFFSLIIPKSFGGLEFSPYANSTIVATIATKSSAVAVTVMVPNSLGPGELLLHFGTQEQQAHYLPRLANGTDIPCFALTSPEAGSDAGGIPDLGTVTKGMYNGEEVLGLEITWDKRYITLAPIATVLGLAFKVVDPDGLLGGKENLGITCALIPKEHPGVELGNRHDPMNIRFYNGTTRGNKVFVPMDFIIGGQKNIGRGWQMLVSCLGAGRGISLPALGVSTAQVAFKSASEYAAVREQFGLAIGQFEGIQEKLADIAGKTYLQEAMRVLTTEGLGMGLKPSVVTAIAKYHMTELGRDVLDSAMDIQAGKAIQNGPQNTLASGYVAQPIAITVEGANILTRNLMIFGQGVMRCHPYLQSMVESIHSEDKNADKEFNRILRKTVSYSVANSLRAFRLGVLPFTAGASSTLPEVREYEKAAHKLSAKLAVYADFSLLVLGGKLKQAEMLSARLGDVMSFLYAAMASIKYYEQKVSSSEREQAAPYFHYATRFALQSAEEALHKFLDNFPASGTRKFMRFITMNYSTKMPKISDDLIRELAKQAQLDTAFKAQITHLVKPVKGDGHYINEQAYKAKMASLGELAKVKKALRAKTIKAGIRFSITLDNALAANVITAAEHTQLIDYNTKREKAIRVDEFDFDMNLLDDNAQPVNPLKSVVNQ, encoded by the coding sequence ATGAGTTTACGTACAAAATTAAAAAAAGTATTACCAAGTATTTCAATTACTGAACAAGAAGCGCTAGACGCCGGCGATGTATGGTTAGAAGGGTCTATCTATCAAGGTAAACCTGACTTTAGTGCACTACGCGCCGTGCCAGCTGCAGTATTAAGCGCAGACGAAAAAGCCTTTATTGATGGCCCACTGCAAGACTTGTTGGGTATGATTGATGACACCGAAATTCAAAATGGCATTCATTTACCGGATTACATTTTAGACTTTTTAAAGAAAGAGCGTTTCTTCTCGCTGATCATTCCTAAATCGTTTGGCGGTTTAGAGTTCAGCCCATACGCTAACTCAACAATTGTAGCCACTATTGCCACTAAAAGCTCTGCAGTAGCGGTAACAGTAATGGTACCTAACTCGTTAGGCCCAGGTGAGCTATTACTGCATTTTGGTACGCAAGAGCAACAAGCACACTACCTACCACGTTTAGCAAATGGTACAGACATTCCATGTTTTGCATTAACTAGCCCAGAAGCGGGTTCTGACGCAGGTGGCATTCCAGATTTAGGTACAGTTACTAAAGGCATGTACAACGGCGAAGAAGTACTAGGTTTAGAAATTACGTGGGACAAGCGTTACATTACACTGGCGCCTATTGCGACTGTATTAGGCTTAGCATTTAAAGTTGTTGACCCTGATGGTTTGCTTGGCGGCAAAGAAAACCTAGGTATTACCTGTGCGCTTATTCCTAAAGAGCACCCGGGTGTAGAGTTAGGTAATCGCCATGATCCTATGAATATTCGTTTTTATAACGGTACTACGCGTGGTAACAAAGTATTTGTACCTATGGACTTTATCATTGGTGGCCAGAAAAACATTGGTCGCGGTTGGCAAATGCTAGTTAGTTGTTTAGGCGCAGGGCGTGGTATTTCATTACCAGCACTGGGTGTAAGTACGGCGCAAGTTGCATTTAAATCAGCGTCTGAGTACGCTGCTGTGCGCGAGCAATTTGGTTTAGCAATAGGCCAGTTTGAAGGTATTCAAGAAAAGCTTGCCGATATAGCAGGTAAAACATACCTACAAGAAGCAATGCGAGTGCTTACAACTGAAGGCTTAGGCATGGGCTTAAAACCATCGGTAGTAACTGCAATTGCTAAATACCACATGACTGAGTTGGGCCGTGATGTACTCGACTCTGCAATGGATATTCAAGCGGGTAAAGCAATTCAAAATGGTCCACAAAACACGCTAGCAAGCGGTTATGTAGCACAGCCAATTGCCATTACGGTAGAGGGCGCGAATATTCTTACTCGTAACCTGATGATCTTTGGTCAAGGTGTAATGCGTTGTCATCCATACTTACAATCTATGGTTGAATCAATTCATAGCGAAGATAAAAATGCAGATAAAGAATTTAACCGTATTTTACGTAAAACAGTAAGTTACAGCGTAGCAAACAGCTTACGTGCGTTCCGCTTGGGTGTATTACCATTTACAGCAGGTGCAAGCTCAACGTTACCAGAAGTACGTGAATACGAAAAAGCAGCACATAAACTGTCAGCTAAATTAGCTGTATATGCAGATTTCTCGCTACTTGTACTTGGCGGTAAGCTTAAGCAAGCAGAAATGTTGTCGGCACGTTTAGGTGATGTAATGAGCTTTTTATACGCGGCAATGGCGTCAATTAAATACTACGAGCAAAAAGTATCAAGTAGTGAACGTGAGCAAGCAGCACCGTATTTTCATTATGCAACTCGCTTTGCACTACAAAGTGCTGAAGAAGCGCTGCACAAGTTTTTAGATAACTTCCCTGCAAGTGGCACGCGTAAGTTCATGCGTTTTATTACCATGAATTACTCAACTAAAATGCCAAAAATTAGCGACGACTTAATTCGTGAACTAGCTAAGCAAGCTCAGCTAGATACGGCCTTTAAAGCGCAAATTACGCATTTAGTTAAGCCAGTTAAAGGTGATGGACATTACATTAACGAGCAAGCGTACAAAGCTAAAATGGCATCGCTTGGTGAGTTGGCTAAAGTTAAAAAAGCACTGCGTGCTAAAACAATTAAAGCGGGTATTCGTTTTTCAATCACACTTGATAACGCACTTGCGGCTAATGTAATTACAGCGGCTGAACATACTCAGCTTATTGATTACAACACTAAGCGCGAAAAAGCGATTCGTGTAGATGAGTTCGATTTTGATATGAACTTACTTGACGACAACGCACAACCGGTTAACCCACTTAAAAGTGTTGTAAACCAGTAA
- a CDS encoding efflux RND transporter periplasmic adaptor subunit yields MNKHLIAVALATASLTLTSCADESTAQSAPTAQHQPIDVAKVIVKPVQSWHTYTTRLESPQEVALMPRVSGVIDSIEFNEGDLVNKGDVLFQLDNRSFTAKVASLEAQVNSAKAALEQAISEATRAVRLTQRKAISTEQAQARTSTLRQREAQLAALQAQLTSAQLDLEFTSVVSPIDGIISRANITKGNNILAGQSVLTSIVSNEKMYAYFDIDERTWNSSFNDVSAASRQPVVMQKVGQDDFAYSGYINFIDNQINAATGTLRVRAVFADNSGQLRAGSFARIKLAANAITETVIVPDRAIGTDLKNRFVLTVGENNVLQYKLVTVGERYGSLRAITAGLTEGDVIAVNGPARVGPGMPISPNTVTIDTSGIAFTLGNSNNQLVAKQ; encoded by the coding sequence ATGAACAAACATTTAATTGCTGTAGCACTGGCTACAGCATCCTTAACACTTACAAGTTGTGCCGATGAAAGCACGGCTCAGTCGGCTCCAACAGCGCAACATCAGCCAATAGATGTTGCCAAGGTTATTGTTAAACCGGTACAAAGCTGGCACACCTACACAACTCGCTTAGAATCGCCTCAAGAAGTTGCTTTAATGCCACGAGTATCGGGTGTTATCGACAGCATCGAGTTTAACGAAGGCGACTTGGTAAATAAGGGCGACGTGTTATTTCAATTAGATAACCGTTCATTTACAGCCAAGGTTGCCAGCCTTGAGGCGCAAGTTAACAGTGCAAAAGCAGCGCTTGAACAAGCAATCAGTGAAGCAACCCGTGCGGTACGCTTAACGCAGCGTAAAGCTATTTCAACTGAGCAAGCACAAGCACGTACTTCAACACTGCGCCAACGCGAAGCGCAACTAGCGGCGCTACAAGCACAGTTAACATCGGCGCAGCTTGATTTAGAATTTACCTCAGTTGTATCGCCTATAGATGGCATTATTTCGCGCGCTAATATTACTAAAGGTAATAATATTTTAGCGGGGCAAAGCGTATTAACGTCGATTGTTTCAAATGAAAAAATGTACGCTTATTTTGATATAGACGAGCGCACTTGGAATTCATCGTTTAATGATGTTAGTGCAGCAAGCCGCCAACCTGTGGTAATGCAAAAGGTAGGTCAAGATGATTTTGCTTATTCAGGTTACATCAACTTTATTGACAACCAAATTAACGCCGCTACGGGTACTTTACGCGTGCGAGCAGTGTTTGCAGATAATAGCGGGCAGTTACGTGCAGGTTCGTTTGCGCGTATTAAGTTAGCCGCTAATGCAATTACTGAAACAGTGATAGTGCCAGATAGAGCAATAGGTACAGATTTAAAAAATCGCTTTGTACTTACGGTCGGCGAAAACAATGTTCTGCAATATAAATTAGTAACCGTTGGAGAGCGTTATGGCTCATTACGCGCGATTACTGCAGGCCTTACAGAGGGTGATGTGATTGCTGTAAATGGCCCCGCTCGCGTCGGACCTGGTATGCCAATTTCTCCTAATACCGTCACTATTGATACCAGTGGAATTGCATTTACTTTAGGTAATAGCAACAACCAGTTAGTCGCTAAACAATAA
- a CDS encoding LysR family transcriptional regulator codes for MDTTSRLLMLLEVVEQGSFAKAAEIRNIDRSVISKQISRLEDELGVRLLNRTTRSFSLTAAGAEMIKKAADLRELLGETLRMAENYHQEPRGLLKITASTIIGRRYLQPVINDFQKRFPQVEVELRLDDRLVDIVSEGFDLAFRIGEPKDSSLIARKIARNRLLILATPEFVKTYGMPKTMSDLAQLPAASYKSNAFRVDAINYYNDKGEACEQKIRSVFRANDAEVLLMKTLSGTSYFLAPAFLLDNEVIDGELVPLLTNIKIMDHSAMYALYPHRDLPVRTRLFFDAVREYLGKDKPIWENSIPNFDHMY; via the coding sequence ATGGATACAACTAGTCGACTTTTAATGTTACTTGAAGTGGTTGAACAAGGCTCTTTTGCCAAAGCAGCTGAAATACGTAATATTGACCGCTCCGTTATATCAAAACAAATTAGCCGCTTAGAAGATGAGCTTGGCGTGAGGTTGTTAAACAGAACAACACGTTCTTTTTCGCTTACTGCAGCGGGCGCCGAAATGATAAAAAAAGCAGCCGACCTTAGAGAGCTGCTAGGTGAAACCCTGCGCATGGCCGAAAACTATCACCAAGAGCCGCGTGGATTATTAAAAATAACAGCGTCAACCATTATTGGTCGCCGTTATTTACAACCTGTTATTAATGATTTTCAAAAACGCTTTCCACAAGTAGAAGTAGAATTACGTTTAGATGACCGCTTGGTCGATATAGTATCTGAAGGGTTTGATTTAGCATTTAGAATTGGCGAGCCAAAAGATTCATCGCTCATTGCGCGTAAAATTGCCCGTAATCGTTTATTAATATTAGCAACACCTGAATTTGTAAAAACCTATGGCATGCCTAAAACTATGAGCGATCTGGCTCAATTACCGGCGGCAAGCTATAAAAGCAATGCATTTAGAGTGGATGCAATAAATTACTATAACGATAAAGGTGAGGCTTGCGAGCAAAAAATAAGGAGTGTGTTTCGGGCTAACGACGCTGAAGTATTGCTAATGAAAACACTCTCTGGCACCAGTTACTTTTTGGCGCCTGCATTTTTACTCGATAACGAAGTTATTGATGGCGAGTTAGTGCCATTACTTACCAATATAAAAATAATGGACCACAGTGCTATGTATGCGCTATATCCGCACCGCGACTTACCGGTCAGAACGCGACTATTTTTTGATGCTGTGCGCGAGTATTTAGGCAAAGATAAACCGATTTGGGAAAACAGTATCCCAAATTTTGATCACATGTATTAA
- a CDS encoding zinc-binding dehydrogenase, whose product MSDTDISPQYTLPQTMRAIVLPEPNEKICLADVEYAVPECADNELLIKVEYVGLNPVDGLFAKSGFCKWQYPHILGLDAVGVVVKAGKGVFPGVGTRVMWHASIGDQGALSEYTKVANYAVSVVPAELAGDMAATLPCAGMAALISLDKINITEGDTVLIDGGAGAVGQFAIQFAKQRGADVFTTAAKRNHKLVKQLGADVVFAYQDKDLCEKIRRELGPQGFDAVIDTVGGASTIRNIELMRFCGRIACLNPLPHFEQELMYRRAPNIGVVSLGGAWLANSLCAQQRLSFMGNLLIEGALSGDIKTPEITAVDFNAQAVSAALHKQLDGGFTGKQVVKIST is encoded by the coding sequence ATGTCTGATACTGATATTTCACCGCAATACACGCTACCGCAGACTATGCGAGCAATTGTATTGCCTGAGCCTAATGAAAAAATTTGTTTAGCCGATGTTGAGTACGCTGTTCCTGAGTGTGCAGACAACGAGCTGCTTATTAAAGTTGAATATGTTGGCTTAAACCCAGTTGATGGCTTGTTTGCTAAATCGGGTTTTTGTAAGTGGCAATATCCACATATTTTAGGGCTTGATGCCGTTGGCGTAGTGGTAAAGGCTGGTAAAGGTGTTTTCCCGGGCGTTGGCACGCGTGTAATGTGGCATGCCAGTATTGGCGATCAAGGGGCGTTGAGTGAATATACCAAAGTAGCTAACTATGCTGTATCGGTTGTTCCTGCTGAGCTTGCAGGCGATATGGCGGCTACTTTACCTTGTGCCGGTATGGCTGCACTCATAAGCCTAGATAAAATTAATATTACCGAGGGCGATACCGTATTAATTGACGGTGGCGCAGGGGCTGTAGGGCAGTTTGCCATTCAGTTTGCAAAGCAGCGCGGTGCCGACGTATTTACCACAGCAGCTAAGCGTAATCATAAATTGGTAAAACAATTAGGCGCTGATGTGGTATTTGCTTACCAGGATAAAGACTTATGCGAAAAAATTCGCCGAGAGCTTGGCCCACAAGGCTTTGATGCGGTAATAGACACCGTTGGTGGCGCCTCTACAATACGCAATATAGAACTAATGCGTTTTTGTGGGCGCATTGCTTGTTTAAACCCATTACCACATTTTGAACAAGAGCTAATGTATCGTCGAGCACCCAATATTGGTGTTGTATCCTTAGGAGGTGCTTGGTTGGCAAATAGTTTATGTGCCCAGCAACGTTTAAGTTTTATGGGTAACTTATTAATAGAAGGTGCTTTGAGTGGTGACATTAAAACACCCGAAATTACAGCTGTCGACTTTAACGCACAAGCAGTATCAGCAGCACTACATAAACAATTAGACGGCGGTTTTACCGGCAAACAAGTGGTTAAAATAAGCACTTAG
- a CDS encoding TolC family protein — protein MIKLVQKNLKTSLTTSAILIAAMLSGCAAKIDAASEQNVVSEFIASANIASELNNIDETNWWQKLESAQLNQLVTDALANNHNLQTSQLVLKSALARLGEQQAQYLPQGGVEIGAQRSGLGDTNSRQSSANLALNWQLDLFGRITALVDAANASAMSQAEQVRLLQIEVVSSVVKGFVSYQGNVQKQHIVTLQIDALEQSIAVLQAQVDEGVANELDLNRTMAQLKQQQALMPAIEYAKYRDLSTLAVLSGRLAQNVKLTNEQAILEHKFTVSLNDANESIALRPDISQALYAFSQANSLSVAASKALLPDISLSGFAGVLSIGSNSFSDTQQQWQVAPQIQWSILSYPALLAQRDAQQFLTQAAYSDYQQVILQALSESELSLQLLVNQAQQKSFAEQRYQFANNAFLQAQAMYEEGQIPYLELLDARRDVLIAQENAVDSTISSLLAKVNAYQSFNGRWSYALNNTNQ, from the coding sequence ATGATTAAATTAGTGCAAAAAAACCTTAAAACGTCGCTTACCACAAGCGCTATATTAATTGCTGCTATGTTATCGGGTTGCGCCGCTAAAATTGACGCTGCCAGCGAGCAAAACGTGGTTAGTGAGTTTATAGCTAGTGCCAATATAGCCAGCGAGCTTAATAATATTGATGAGACAAACTGGTGGCAAAAGCTAGAATCAGCTCAGTTAAATCAGTTGGTTACAGACGCATTAGCCAATAACCACAACTTACAAACCAGTCAGTTAGTACTTAAAAGCGCCTTGGCGCGCTTAGGTGAGCAACAAGCGCAGTATTTACCGCAAGGCGGGGTAGAAATTGGCGCGCAGCGCAGTGGTTTAGGCGATACTAACAGTCGTCAATCGAGTGCTAATTTAGCACTTAATTGGCAGCTCGATTTATTTGGTCGTATTACGGCATTGGTTGATGCAGCGAATGCATCGGCCATGAGCCAAGCCGAGCAAGTACGTTTATTGCAAATTGAAGTGGTTTCGTCGGTTGTTAAAGGCTTTGTGAGCTATCAAGGTAATGTACAAAAGCAGCACATTGTTACGTTGCAAATAGACGCACTAGAGCAAAGTATTGCGGTACTTCAAGCCCAGGTTGATGAAGGCGTAGCAAACGAGCTTGATTTAAATCGTACTATGGCACAACTTAAGCAACAACAAGCACTAATGCCGGCAATTGAATACGCTAAATATCGCGATTTATCTACACTGGCTGTGCTTAGCGGACGACTAGCACAAAATGTTAAACTCACTAATGAGCAAGCCATTTTAGAGCATAAATTTACCGTATCGTTAAATGATGCTAATGAATCTATCGCACTTAGGCCCGATATTAGCCAAGCACTTTATGCATTTAGCCAAGCAAATAGTTTAAGTGTTGCTGCAAGTAAAGCGTTATTACCAGATATAAGCTTAAGTGGTTTTGCAGGCGTGCTTAGTATTGGTAGTAATAGCTTTAGTGATACACAGCAGCAATGGCAGGTGGCTCCGCAAATTCAGTGGTCAATACTGAGCTACCCGGCACTCTTAGCGCAGCGCGATGCACAGCAATTTTTAACTCAAGCGGCTTATAGCGATTATCAACAAGTGATACTCCAAGCGCTGAGCGAAAGTGAACTTTCTTTGCAATTGTTGGTCAACCAAGCTCAGCAAAAGAGCTTTGCTGAGCAGCGTTATCAGTTTGCGAATAATGCATTTTTACAAGCGCAAGCAATGTACGAAGAAGGGCAAATTCCTTACTTAGAGTTGTTAGATGCGCGTCGGGATGTTCTAATAGCTCAAGAAAATGCTGTTGATTCAACGATTTCATCACTGCTCGCTAAAGTAAATGCTTACCAATCATTTAACGGGCGATGGAGTTATGCGTTAAATAATACTAACCAGTAG